Proteins encoded within one genomic window of Rhododendron vialii isolate Sample 1 chromosome 1a, ASM3025357v1:
- the LOC131335586 gene encoding F-box protein At5g07610-like, producing MARKSTSSKRTKQIPGATSSEISPAAESIANNVDLLTEILLRLPAKSLVRFESVSKHWLSVISRPQFSTAHSSRNPSPSVSGLYSYEISTSDYSRRLNTVSLHGPGNLPSLAFVDGPGGTRSRPRIEHSLNGLLLFSHLDEESETISYIVCNPTTQKRTVLSRGWISKAPHDGFLAFDPSKSPHYKVVLISMSTSRPYCVDVYSSYDASWDYVFVEDKCCYSDGVFWNGAIHWLSDESGLLRFDVDAGEMIALPNPRNPKILAYDKILYFGECGGRLVLLQSPSCFPMGFGILELEKDYSGWSVKCRVNLRRLRNEFPETDKVSYMFPGFRVLYVSKGEKEKDFVVVLAIPGRIISYKLKSRTWDVLPGLFPSESYDGGAYPFVESLFPV from the coding sequence ATGGCGAGGAAATCAACATCCAGTAAACGAACGAAGCAGATTCCCGGCGCTACTTCGTCGGAAATCTCACCGGCGGCAGAATCAATCGCTAACAACGTCGATCTCCTCACAGAAATCCTACTACGTTTGCCAGCGAAATCCCTTGTCCGATTCGAGTCCGTTTCCAAGCACTGGCTCTCTGTCATCTCCCGCCCCCAATTCTCCACCGCCCACTCCTCCAGAAACCCTAGCCCTTCTGTCTCAGGCTTGTATTCCTATGAAATTTCTACTTCTGATTACTCTAGGAGACTCAACACCGTCTCCCTTCACGGCCCCGGGAATCTCCCCTCTCTCGCCTTCGTTGACGGCCCCGGAGGCACTCGATCCAGACCCAGGATTGAACACTCTCTCAACGGACTGCTATTGTTTAGTCACTTGGATGAGGAAAGTGAAACTATTTCATACATAGTTTGTAATCCCACCACACAGAAACGCACAGTACTATCACGTGGTTGGATTTCGAAAGCACCTCATGATGGTTTCTTGGCATTTGACCCTTCTAAATCGCCTCACTACAAGGTTGTCTTGATTAGTATGTCCACTTCCCGACCTTACTGTGTTGATGTCTATTCCTCGTATGATGCATCTTGGGACTATGTTTTCGTTGAGGATAAATGTTGTTATAGCGATGGGGTCTTTTGGAATGGAGCAATCCATTGGTTAAGTGATGAGAGTGGTCTCTTGAGATTTGACGTTGATGCAGGGGAGATGATAGCACTGCCAAACCCTAGGAATCCGAAGATCCTTGCCTATGATAAGATTTTGTACTTCGGAGAATGTGGTGGGCGTCTGGTTCTTCTTCAGTCTCCTTCGTGCTTCCCTATGGGATTCGGAATACTTGAGCTAGAAAAGGACTACTCCGGTTGGTCTGTCAAGTGTCGGGTCAATCTAAGGCGCTTGAGAAATGAATTCCCTGAGACGGATAAGGTGAGCTATATGTTTCCCGGATTTAGAGTGCTGTATGTTTCGAagggagagaaggaaaaagatttCGTTGTTGTGTTAGCTATTCCAGGGAGGATTATTTCGTATAAGCTGAAGTCCAGGACGTGGGATGTGCTTCCTGGTCTATTTCCAAGTGAGTCATATGATGGTGGTGCTTATCCATTTGTTGAATCCCTATTTCCTGTCTGA